The Dioscorea cayenensis subsp. rotundata cultivar TDr96_F1 chromosome 18, TDr96_F1_v2_PseudoChromosome.rev07_lg8_w22 25.fasta, whole genome shotgun sequence genome includes the window tttctttttttcttttttttacaaataagtaCCACcatttaaagtttaaatcatTGATGGGTACAATTGTGGAGCGCATATGTAAGCTCAATGACATCTTGCCCTCGCTTTTTCGATTTCGGGAGCTTTCAAAATAAGatggtaaaaaaaaagagttctTTCAAATGAAAGTGAGGATGTCAGCCGTTACTTTGACATGATGATCTTTGTCCAAAGAAATGTCAGGCAGAAGATAAGTATAAAAGCCAAATTGAAGCATAACCCGACAATCATCGCGAATGCCTGCAAAGAAATTCGATGAAAGAAATGGTTATCGAAGCTGAAACAAAACCACGATAATATCGGGAAGATCAAATAACAGTTTTACCTTTCCTTCAGACTTGAAGTTAAACTTCACAGTGAACAATGACAAGCCTTTGTCAACAATGGGAGCTAATGCAAGAGCACTGCATATGACATTAACATTGGTGAGCTACTgctaatgagaaaaaaaaaaatcggttTTAGAAACTACAAAGTAACAGTTTACTTAACTATAGGCGTCGTTGATGATTCCGTGGTCATGTCTAAGTTGATTTTAAGTctattataatcaattaaaGATCTTCTTACTACACATCAACACAAACAGATTAATGGTTCAAGTACTAAAATTAGAGAATGAGGACTCATAACATTATGTCCTCCTAAGATTATGGGAAAGGTATTTGAACACATTCGATTAACAATGGATGTAAAGGATTACTGATTGCATAAGTTAATTGCTATGAATTTTGAAGACAAATCACTAAGATGTAATGTGAGCCATCAGCAAGTTCAACTgaatgcataaaagaaacaaaaatataaatcgaaAAGCGTATGAAAGAAGCTAATAATCAGA containing:
- the LOC120282154 gene encoding uncharacterized protein LOC120282154 codes for the protein MQRMKRFGVAGVLSYGLLNTIYYLTTFLFLNLLMAHITSYALALAPIVDKGLSLFTVKFNFKSEGKAFAMIVGLCFNLAFILIFCLTFLWTKIIMSK